One window of the Streptomyces sp. ITFR-21 genome contains the following:
- the nuoL gene encoding NADH-quinone oxidoreductase subunit L — translation METLIGLVVAAPLLGAAVLLTGGRRLDRAGHLLGTLLALLSFVFGLVLFADMLGKDGDARALHAHLFTWVPVEGFRADAGFQLDQLSMTFVLLITGVGTLIHIYSIGYMKEDERRRRFFGYLNLFLAAMLLLVLADNYLLLYAGWEGVGLASYLLIGFWQHKPSAATAAKKAFLVNRVGDIGLSVAIMLMFTTFGSFAFGDVLPAAGRAASAQHATVTGIGFMLLLAACGKSAQVPLQSWLGDAMEGPTPVSALIHAATMVTAGVYLITRSGAIFNAAPDAQTAVVTVGAVTLLYGAIVGCAKDDIKKALAGSTMSQIGYMIMAAGLGPIGYVFAIMHLVTHGFFKAGLFLGAGSVMHGMNDEVDMRRYGGLRKYMPVTFITFGLGYLAIIGFPGLSGFFSKDKIIEAAYAKGGTEGWILGSAALLGAAVTAFYMTRVMLMTFFGKERWSETPAPDAPDAEPAAAGDAHGAPHPHESPWSMTVPMIILAFGSVFAGALFSVNSSFVKWLEPVTGHSEGDSPVSTGTVTAATMVVLVVGVGIAWLMYGRKPVPAVAPRGSLLTRAARRDLLQDDFNHVVLVRGGEHLTRSLVYLDHSLVDGVVNGTAASVGGLSGRLRRLQNGYVRSYAVSMLGGTAVLVAATLLMRAV, via the coding sequence GGCACCTGCTCGGCACGTTGCTCGCGCTGCTGTCCTTCGTCTTCGGCCTGGTGCTGTTCGCCGACATGCTCGGCAAGGACGGCGACGCCCGCGCCCTGCACGCGCACCTGTTCACCTGGGTGCCGGTGGAAGGCTTCCGGGCCGACGCCGGCTTCCAGCTGGACCAGCTGTCGATGACCTTCGTGCTGCTGATCACCGGTGTGGGCACGCTGATCCACATCTACTCGATCGGCTACATGAAGGAGGACGAGCGCCGCCGCCGCTTCTTCGGCTACCTCAACCTCTTCCTCGCCGCGATGCTGCTGCTGGTGCTCGCCGACAACTACCTGCTGCTGTACGCGGGCTGGGAGGGCGTCGGCCTGGCGTCGTACCTGCTGATCGGGTTCTGGCAGCACAAGCCGAGCGCGGCGACCGCGGCGAAGAAGGCGTTCCTGGTCAACCGGGTCGGCGACATCGGCCTGTCGGTGGCGATCATGCTGATGTTCACCACGTTCGGCTCGTTCGCCTTCGGGGACGTGCTGCCGGCGGCCGGCCGGGCCGCGAGCGCCCAGCACGCGACCGTCACCGGCATCGGCTTCATGCTGCTGCTGGCCGCCTGCGGCAAGTCCGCGCAGGTGCCGCTCCAGTCGTGGCTCGGGGACGCGATGGAGGGCCCGACCCCGGTCTCGGCCCTGATCCACGCCGCCACCATGGTGACCGCCGGCGTCTACCTCATCACCCGGTCCGGGGCGATCTTCAACGCCGCCCCGGACGCGCAGACCGCGGTCGTCACCGTCGGGGCGGTCACCCTCCTCTACGGTGCGATCGTCGGTTGCGCCAAGGACGACATCAAGAAGGCGCTGGCCGGCTCCACGATGTCGCAGATCGGTTACATGATCATGGCGGCCGGCCTCGGCCCGATCGGCTACGTCTTCGCGATCATGCACCTGGTCACCCACGGCTTCTTCAAGGCCGGGCTGTTCCTCGGCGCCGGCTCGGTCATGCACGGCATGAACGACGAGGTCGACATGCGGCGCTACGGCGGCCTGCGCAAGTACATGCCGGTCACCTTCATCACCTTCGGCCTCGGCTACCTGGCGATCATCGGCTTCCCCGGCCTGTCCGGCTTCTTCTCCAAGGACAAGATCATCGAGGCGGCCTACGCCAAGGGCGGCACCGAGGGCTGGATCCTCGGCAGCGCGGCCCTGCTGGGCGCGGCGGTCACCGCGTTCTACATGACGCGGGTGATGCTGATGACGTTCTTCGGCAAGGAGCGCTGGAGCGAGACCCCGGCTCCCGACGCGCCGGACGCCGAGCCCGCGGCGGCCGGGGACGCGCACGGCGCCCCGCACCCGCACGAGTCGCCCTGGTCGATGACCGTTCCGATGATCATCCTGGCGTTCGGGTCGGTCTTCGCCGGCGCGCTGTTCAGCGTCAACAGCTCCTTCGTGAAGTGGCTGGAGCCGGTCACCGGGCACAGCGAGGGCGACTCGCCGGTCAGCACCGGCACCGTCACCGCCGCCACCATGGTCGTCCTGGTCGTCGGGGTCGGCATCGCCTGGCTGATGTACGGCCGCAAGCCCGTCCCGGCGGTCGCGCCCCGCGGCAGCCTGCTGACCAGGGCGGCCCGCCGCGACCTGCTCCAGGACGACTTCAACCACGTCGTGCTGGTACGCGGCGGGGAGCACCTGACCCGCTCGCTGGTCTACCTCGACCACTCCCTGGTCGACGGCGTCGTCAACGGCACCGCCGCCTCGGTCGGCGGCCTGTCCGGCCGCCTCCGCAGGCTGCAGAACGGCTACGTGCGCTCGTACGCCGTCTCGATGCTCGGCGGCACCGCGGTGCTGGTCGCCGCGACTCTTCTGATGAGGGCGGTCTGA
- a CDS encoding NADH-quinone oxidoreductase subunit M: MADSFPFLTVTAALPAVGAVVTAAVPAARRTAAKYTALLFSLGTLVLAAITMARFDPGGDRYQFTESHAWVKSFGLRYELGVDGIAVVLIALTALLIPFVMLAGWHDADTLEDPDPNRRWRPTQGFFALVLLVEAMVVLSFEATDVFLFYIFFEAMLIPMYFLIGGFGDRAHSGGEEEAGRQRSYAAVKFLLYNLAGGLIMLAAIIGLYAATAKQLGTGTFSLQEILAARASGKLDLATSTERWLFLGFFFAFAVKAPLWPLHTWLPNAMGEATAPVAVLITAVVDKVGTFAMLRFCLQLFPEASKWATPVILVLAVISIIYGALLAVGQRDIKRLIAYASVSHFGFIILGIFAMTSQGQSGATLYMVNHGISTAALMLVAGFLITRRGSRLIADFGGVQKVAPVLAGTFMVGGLATLSLPGLAPFVSEFLVLVGTFSRYPVLGIIATLGIVLAALYVLVLYQRTMTGPVKAGIEGMADLKAREVLVVAPLIALLLFLGVYPKPVTDIVNPSVKHTLSDVHKTDPKPALEAKK; encoded by the coding sequence ATGGCGGATTCCTTTCCCTTCCTCACGGTCACCGCCGCCCTGCCCGCGGTCGGCGCCGTGGTCACCGCGGCGGTGCCCGCGGCCCGGCGGACCGCCGCCAAGTACACGGCGCTGCTGTTCTCGCTGGGCACCCTGGTGCTGGCCGCGATCACCATGGCCCGGTTCGACCCGGGCGGCGACCGCTACCAGTTCACCGAGTCGCACGCCTGGGTGAAGAGCTTCGGCCTGCGCTACGAACTCGGCGTCGACGGCATCGCGGTCGTGCTGATCGCGCTGACCGCGCTGCTCATCCCGTTCGTGATGCTGGCCGGCTGGCACGACGCCGACACCCTCGAAGACCCCGACCCCAACCGGCGCTGGCGGCCCACCCAGGGCTTCTTCGCGCTGGTCCTGCTGGTCGAGGCGATGGTGGTGCTCTCCTTCGAGGCCACCGACGTGTTCCTCTTCTACATCTTCTTCGAAGCCATGCTGATCCCGATGTACTTCCTGATCGGCGGCTTCGGCGACCGGGCGCACTCCGGCGGTGAGGAGGAGGCGGGCCGGCAGCGCTCGTACGCGGCGGTGAAGTTCCTGCTCTACAACCTGGCCGGCGGCCTCATCATGCTGGCCGCGATCATCGGCCTGTACGCGGCCACCGCCAAGCAGCTCGGCACCGGCACCTTCTCGCTCCAGGAGATCCTGGCCGCCCGCGCCTCCGGCAAGCTGGACCTTGCGACCTCCACCGAGCGGTGGCTGTTCCTCGGCTTCTTCTTCGCCTTCGCGGTGAAGGCCCCGCTGTGGCCGCTGCACACCTGGCTGCCCAATGCGATGGGCGAGGCCACCGCTCCGGTGGCCGTGCTGATCACCGCGGTCGTCGACAAGGTCGGCACCTTCGCGATGCTGCGCTTCTGCCTCCAGCTGTTCCCGGAGGCGTCCAAGTGGGCGACGCCGGTGATCCTGGTGCTGGCGGTGATCAGCATCATCTACGGCGCGCTGCTCGCCGTCGGGCAGCGCGACATCAAGCGGCTGATCGCGTACGCGTCGGTGTCGCACTTCGGCTTCATCATCCTGGGCATCTTCGCGATGACCAGCCAGGGCCAGAGCGGCGCCACGCTCTACATGGTCAACCACGGCATCTCCACCGCCGCGCTGATGCTGGTGGCCGGCTTCCTGATCACCCGGCGCGGCTCGCGGCTCATCGCGGACTTCGGCGGGGTGCAGAAGGTGGCGCCGGTCCTGGCCGGCACCTTCATGGTCGGCGGCCTGGCCACCCTCTCGCTGCCGGGCCTGGCGCCCTTCGTCAGCGAGTTCCTGGTCCTGGTGGGCACCTTCAGCCGCTACCCGGTGCTCGGCATCATCGCCACCCTCGGCATCGTGCTCGCCGCCCTCTACGTCCTGGTGCTGTACCAGCGCACCATGACCGGCCCGGTCAAGGCCGGCATCGAGGGCATGGCCGACCTCAAGGCCCGCGAGGTCCTGGTGGTGGCCCCGCTGATCGCGCTGCTGCTCTTCCTCGGCGTGTACCCGAAACCGGTGACGGACATCGTCAACCCGTCCGTCAAGCACACGCTCTCCGACGTGCACAAGACCGACCCCAAGCCCGCGCTGGAGGCGAAGAAGTGA
- the nuoN gene encoding NADH-quinone oxidoreductase subunit NuoN — MSASASAAPGSAVHSLWTAAAPVADKIPAPKIEYAQLSPVLIVFGAAMVGILVEAFVPRRSRYTSQVVLAVVGLAAAFAAVVALAEKGYGTTKAHIAAMGAVAVDGPALFLQGTILLVGIVAVFTFAERRLDPKAHGRHVDSFAAQGSAVPGGEQEKAAVRAGFASTEVFPLLLFAVGGMLVFPAANDLLTLFVALEVFSLPLYILCALARRNRLMSQEAAVKYFLLGAFSSAFLLFGIALLYGYSGSVSYSTISSVIDGTAKTTPALADTTGNDALLLIGLAMVTVGLLFKVGAVPFHMWTPDVYQGAPTPVTGFMAAATKVAAFGALLRLLYVVLPGMRWDWRPVMWGVAILTMIAGAVIAVTQTDVKRLLAYSSIAHAGFILAGVIATTPDGISSVLFYLAAYSFVTLGAFAVVTLVRDANGEATHLSRWAGLGRRSPLVAAVFAVFLLAFAGIPLTSGFAGKFAVFKAAAQGGAMPLVIVGVISSAVAAFFYVRVIVLMFFSEPKADGPSVAVPSPLTSTAIAIGVAVTLVLGLAPQYFLDLADKASVFVR; from the coding sequence GTGAGCGCATCCGCATCCGCCGCCCCGGGGAGCGCCGTCCACAGCCTGTGGACGGCGGCGGCCCCCGTCGCGGACAAGATCCCGGCCCCGAAGATCGAGTACGCCCAGCTGTCCCCGGTCCTCATCGTCTTCGGTGCGGCCATGGTCGGCATCCTCGTCGAGGCGTTCGTACCGCGGAGGTCCCGCTACACCAGTCAGGTGGTGCTCGCCGTCGTCGGCCTGGCCGCCGCCTTCGCGGCCGTCGTCGCGCTGGCGGAGAAGGGGTACGGCACCACCAAGGCGCACATCGCGGCGATGGGCGCGGTCGCGGTGGACGGGCCCGCCCTGTTCCTCCAGGGCACGATCCTGCTGGTCGGGATCGTGGCCGTGTTCACCTTCGCCGAGCGCCGGCTGGACCCGAAGGCGCACGGCCGGCACGTCGACTCCTTCGCCGCGCAGGGCTCCGCGGTGCCCGGCGGCGAGCAGGAGAAGGCGGCCGTCCGGGCCGGCTTCGCCTCCACCGAGGTCTTCCCGCTGCTGCTGTTCGCGGTCGGCGGCATGCTGGTCTTCCCGGCCGCCAACGACCTGCTGACGCTCTTCGTCGCCCTCGAGGTCTTCTCGCTGCCGCTGTACATCCTGTGCGCGCTGGCCCGCCGCAACCGCCTGATGTCCCAGGAGGCGGCCGTGAAGTACTTCCTGCTGGGCGCGTTCTCCTCGGCGTTCCTGCTGTTCGGCATCGCGCTGCTCTACGGCTACTCCGGCTCGGTGTCGTACTCGACCATCTCGTCGGTGATCGACGGCACCGCCAAGACGACCCCGGCGCTGGCCGACACCACCGGCAACGACGCGCTGCTGCTGATCGGGCTCGCCATGGTCACCGTCGGCCTGTTGTTCAAGGTCGGCGCGGTGCCCTTCCACATGTGGACGCCCGACGTCTACCAGGGCGCGCCGACCCCGGTCACCGGCTTCATGGCCGCGGCCACCAAGGTCGCCGCGTTCGGCGCGCTGCTGCGGCTGCTGTACGTGGTGCTGCCCGGCATGCGGTGGGACTGGCGGCCCGTCATGTGGGGCGTCGCGATCCTCACCATGATCGCGGGCGCGGTCATCGCGGTGACCCAGACCGACGTCAAGCGGCTGCTGGCGTACTCCTCGATCGCCCACGCGGGCTTCATCCTCGCCGGTGTCATCGCCACCACGCCGGACGGCATCTCCTCCGTCCTGTTCTACCTGGCGGCGTACTCCTTCGTGACGCTCGGCGCGTTCGCGGTCGTCACCCTGGTCCGGGACGCCAACGGCGAAGCCACCCACCTGTCCCGGTGGGCCGGGCTGGGGCGGCGGTCGCCGCTGGTCGCGGCGGTCTTCGCGGTCTTCCTGCTGGCCTTCGCGGGGATCCCGCTGACCTCCGGGTTCGCGGGGAAGTTCGCGGTCTTCAAGGCGGCGGCGCAGGGCGGGGCGATGCCGCTGGTCATCGTCGGCGTCATCTCGTCCGCCGTCGCCGCGTTCTTCTACGTCCGGGTGATCGTGCTGATGTTCTTCAGCGAGCCCAAGGCCGACGGCCCCTCGGTCGCCGTCCCCAGCCCGCTGACGTCCACGGCCATCGCGATCGGTGTCGCCGTCACCCTCGTGCTGGGCCTGGCCCCGCAGTACTTCCTGGACCTGGCCGACAAGGCGAGCGTCTTCGTCCGCTGA
- the egtD gene encoding L-histidine N(alpha)-methyltransferase codes for MNESRFTLDDRLPADYFTSTLRADVRHGLAEAPRSLPPKWFYDKHGSDLFEQITRLPEYYPTRAEQEILTRRAPEIATLIRPATLIELGSGSSRKTRLLLDALTAGGTLRRYAPLDVSATALEEAGQAICRDYPGLEVAATVADFESGPPLSDEPGPRLLAFLGSTVGNLDAEQRQVFYRTLSLALSSDDVLLLGADLVKDPAVLIRAYDDAAGVTAEFNRNVLHVLNRELGADFDPDAFEHVAVWNTEHERMEMRLRSRTAQTVKVRDLDLSVDFGPGEDLRTEISCKFRRESLTAELKAGGFTVRQWWTDSADRFALLLAVPT; via the coding sequence ATGAACGAGAGCCGCTTCACCCTCGACGACCGCCTGCCCGCCGACTACTTCACCAGCACCCTGCGCGCCGACGTACGGCACGGCCTGGCCGAGGCGCCGCGCAGCCTGCCGCCCAAGTGGTTCTACGACAAGCACGGCAGCGACCTGTTCGAGCAGATCACCCGGCTGCCGGAGTACTACCCGACCCGGGCCGAGCAGGAGATCCTCACCCGCCGCGCCCCCGAGATCGCCACCCTCATCCGGCCCGCCACCCTCATCGAGCTGGGCTCCGGCTCCTCCCGCAAGACCCGACTGCTGCTCGACGCGCTCACCGCGGGCGGCACGCTGCGCCGCTACGCGCCCCTGGACGTCAGCGCCACCGCCCTGGAGGAGGCCGGCCAGGCGATCTGCCGCGACTACCCGGGGCTCGAGGTCGCCGCCACCGTCGCCGACTTCGAGTCCGGCCCGCCGCTGTCCGACGAACCCGGCCCGCGGCTGCTGGCCTTCCTCGGCAGCACCGTCGGCAACCTCGACGCGGAGCAGCGGCAGGTCTTCTACCGCACCCTGTCGCTCGCGCTGAGCAGCGACGACGTGCTGCTGCTGGGCGCGGACCTGGTCAAGGACCCGGCGGTGCTGATCCGCGCCTACGACGACGCGGCCGGCGTCACCGCCGAGTTCAACAGGAACGTACTGCACGTCCTCAACCGGGAACTGGGCGCGGACTTCGACCCGGACGCCTTCGAGCACGTGGCCGTCTGGAACACCGAGCACGAACGCATGGAGATGCGGCTGCGCTCCCGTACCGCGCAGACCGTCAAGGTCCGCGACCTGGACCTGTCCGTCGACTTCGGCCCCGGCGAGGACCTGCGCACCGAGATCTCCTGCAAGTTCCGCCGCGAGTCCCTCACCGCCGAACTGAAGGCCGGCGGCTTCACCGTCCGCCAGTGGTGGACCGACTCCGCCGACCGCTTCGCGCTCCTGCTGGCGGTCCCCACCTAG
- the egtB gene encoding ergothioneine biosynthesis protein EgtB, with the protein MAPPVSEAASGPEGSPASGAPASVPSPAALARAALETARRRTIELTDAVSEEDLTAQHSPLMSPLVWDLAHIGNQEELWLIREAGRRPGLRPDLDTLYDAFRHARADRPALPLLSPAESRAYIAEVRSGTWEVLDTLDTSADSPEPLLAGAFVFGMLAQHEQQHDETMLATHQLRKGPAVLDAPAPPPAPADAATLPREVLVPGGPFTMGTSAEPWALDNERPEHTVDVAAFWLDTVPVTNAAYQEFIADGGYRDPRWWTPEGWRHVEQVGLQAPLFWSREPGGGWIRRRFGRVEPVPADEPVLHVCWYEADAYARWAGRRLPTEAEWEKAARHDPATGRSRRYPWGDADPGPEHANLASRHLQPTPAGSYPAGAAPSGARQLIGDVWEWTASDFGPYPGFEAFPYKEYSEVFFGPEYKVLRGGAFGVDPVAVRGTFRNWDYPVRRQIFAGFRTARDASGAAGGAPAGAAPGGTDGTAPGTTPGAPGGGARGGSADGSSGSPA; encoded by the coding sequence GTGGCCCCTCCCGTATCCGAGGCCGCTTCGGGACCCGAGGGCTCCCCGGCCTCCGGCGCCCCGGCGTCCGTTCCGTCGCCGGCCGCCCTGGCCCGCGCCGCGCTGGAGACCGCCCGGCGCCGGACCATCGAACTCACCGACGCGGTCTCCGAGGAGGACCTGACCGCCCAGCACTCCCCGCTGATGTCCCCCCTGGTCTGGGACCTGGCCCACATAGGCAACCAGGAGGAGCTGTGGCTGATCCGGGAGGCCGGCCGCCGCCCGGGGCTGCGCCCCGACCTCGACACGCTCTACGACGCCTTCCGGCACGCGCGCGCCGACCGCCCCGCGCTGCCGCTGCTCAGCCCCGCCGAGTCCCGGGCCTACATCGCCGAGGTCCGGTCCGGCACCTGGGAGGTCCTGGACACCCTGGACACCTCCGCCGACAGCCCGGAGCCGCTGCTGGCCGGCGCCTTCGTCTTCGGCATGCTCGCCCAGCACGAGCAGCAGCACGACGAGACGATGCTGGCCACCCACCAGCTCCGCAAGGGCCCGGCGGTGCTCGACGCGCCGGCGCCGCCGCCCGCGCCCGCCGACGCCGCCACGCTGCCGCGCGAGGTGCTGGTCCCCGGCGGCCCGTTCACCATGGGCACCAGCGCCGAGCCGTGGGCGCTGGACAACGAACGCCCGGAGCACACCGTGGACGTGGCCGCGTTCTGGCTGGACACGGTGCCGGTGACCAACGCCGCCTACCAGGAGTTCATCGCGGACGGCGGCTACCGCGACCCGCGCTGGTGGACGCCCGAGGGGTGGCGGCACGTCGAGCAGGTCGGCCTCCAGGCGCCGCTGTTCTGGTCGCGGGAGCCGGGCGGCGGCTGGATCCGGCGGCGCTTCGGCCGGGTCGAGCCGGTGCCGGCCGACGAGCCGGTGCTGCACGTGTGCTGGTACGAGGCCGACGCGTACGCCCGCTGGGCCGGCCGGCGGCTGCCGACCGAGGCCGAGTGGGAGAAGGCGGCCCGGCACGACCCGGCGACCGGCCGCTCCCGGCGCTACCCGTGGGGCGACGCCGACCCGGGCCCCGAGCACGCCAACCTCGCCTCCCGCCACCTCCAGCCCACCCCGGCGGGCAGCTACCCGGCGGGCGCCGCCCCCAGCGGCGCCCGGCAGCTGATCGGCGACGTGTGGGAGTGGACCGCCTCGGACTTCGGCCCGTACCCCGGCTTCGAGGCGTTCCCCTACAAGGAGTACTCGGAGGTCTTCTTCGGCCCGGAGTACAAGGTGCTGCGCGGCGGCGCCTTCGGCGTCGACCCGGTGGCGGTCCGGGGCACCTTCCGCAACTGGGACTACCCCGTCCGGCGGCAGATCTTCGCGGGCTTCCGCACCGCGCGGGACGCCTCCGGCGCGGCGGGCGGCGCCCCGGCCGGCGCCGCTCCCGGCGGCACGGACGGCACGGCCCCCGGCACCACCCCCGGCGCCCCGGGCGGCGGCGCCCGCGGCGGTTCTGCGGACGGCTCCTCCGGCAGTCCCGCCTGA
- the egtA gene encoding ergothioneine biosynthesis glutamate--cysteine ligase EgtA produces the protein MTADLLEDEAEAHVRGVCFKTGPPERIGVELEWLVQDRSDPRQLITVERLDAALAPIQAPGALPRDGRLTREPGGQVELSSPPAPSLAACVEATTADLAVLREHLERAGLVLVGRGLDPYREPPRVLDHPRYRAMEGYFDREGPWGRTMMRRTASLQVNLDCGDDTDGVSGHRSRWELAHRIGPVLVAAFANSPLSGGRPTGWLSTRQATWALMDPGRTHQPGHHPDPATSWARYALDAQVLCVPGAEDGDWSAPAGLTFRGWLRGAPGLRAPTTADLDYHLSTLFPPVRPRGWLELRMIDAQYGDDWIVPTALTAALLDDPVAADAAFAATEPLCRDGEPIPSDVIWQRAARLGLADPDIAKAARSCFAAAESALGRSGDPAALIQALAGFADRYTDRGRSPAHDLLDALRRA, from the coding sequence ATGACAGCGGACCTGCTGGAAGACGAGGCGGAAGCCCATGTGCGCGGTGTCTGTTTCAAGACCGGCCCGCCCGAGCGCATCGGCGTGGAGCTCGAATGGCTCGTCCAGGACCGCTCCGACCCCCGGCAACTGATCACCGTCGAACGGCTGGACGCGGCCCTCGCGCCGATCCAGGCCCCGGGCGCGCTGCCCAGGGACGGCAGGCTCACCCGTGAGCCGGGCGGCCAGGTGGAGCTCAGCTCCCCGCCCGCCCCCTCGCTCGCCGCGTGCGTCGAGGCCACCACCGCCGACCTGGCGGTCCTTCGAGAGCACCTGGAGCGCGCCGGCCTGGTCCTGGTCGGCCGCGGTCTGGACCCGTACCGCGAACCGCCCCGCGTGCTCGACCATCCCCGCTACCGGGCGATGGAGGGCTACTTCGACCGCGAGGGCCCCTGGGGCCGCACCATGATGCGGCGCACCGCCTCACTTCAGGTCAATCTGGACTGCGGCGACGACACCGACGGGGTGTCCGGCCACCGCTCGCGCTGGGAGCTGGCCCACCGGATCGGGCCGGTGCTGGTGGCCGCGTTCGCCAACTCGCCGCTGAGCGGCGGCCGGCCCACCGGCTGGCTGTCCACCCGGCAGGCCACCTGGGCGCTGATGGACCCGGGCCGCACCCACCAGCCCGGCCACCACCCCGATCCGGCCACCTCCTGGGCGCGTTACGCGCTGGACGCCCAGGTGCTGTGTGTGCCCGGGGCCGAGGACGGCGACTGGTCGGCGCCCGCCGGGCTGACCTTCCGGGGCTGGCTGCGTGGCGCCCCGGGGCTGCGCGCCCCCACCACCGCCGACCTCGACTACCACCTGAGCACCCTGTTCCCGCCGGTCAGGCCGCGCGGCTGGCTGGAACTGCGGATGATCGACGCCCAGTACGGCGACGACTGGATCGTGCCGACCGCGCTGACCGCGGCGCTGCTGGACGACCCGGTCGCCGCCGACGCGGCCTTCGCCGCCACCGAGCCGCTCTGCCGGGACGGGGAGCCGATCCCCTCCGACGTCATATGGCAGCGCGCGGCCCGGCTCGGCCTGGCCGATCCGGACATCGCCAAGGCCGCCCGGTCCTGTTTCGCCGCGGCCGAGAGCGCCCTCGGGCGTTCCGGCGACCCCGCGGCCCTGATCCAGGCGCTCGCCGGCTTCGCCGACCGCTATACCGACCGCGGCCGAAGCCCCGCCCATGACCTGTTGGACGCGCTCCGTCGCGCCTGA
- a CDS encoding polyprenyl synthetase family protein: MTVVGPFGLSVWDEALEADVQAGLAAVEEGLQAATKSDVPFITETARHLLQAGGKRFRPLLVMLGAQFGDPHAPKVVPSAVVVELTHLATLYHDDVMDEADVRRGVPSANARWSNSVAVLTGDFLFSRASHILADLGPEAVRVQAESFERLVTGQIMETVGPRDGRDPLDHYLEVIAGKTSSLMAVSGRFGAMMSGAGESVVSILTQYGERIGAAFQLADDVLDIASDGRESGKTPGTDLREGIPTLPVLHVRRWYMQAAGSVSAADRRLNELLDGDLTDDALHAEALELLRAHPALEQARRDTVRYADEARAALAPLPDIPAKLALAGLCDAVVHRTA; this comes from the coding sequence GTGACCGTCGTCGGGCCCTTCGGGCTGAGCGTGTGGGACGAAGCCCTCGAGGCCGACGTCCAGGCCGGCCTCGCGGCCGTGGAGGAGGGCCTGCAGGCGGCGACCAAGAGCGACGTGCCCTTCATCACCGAGACGGCCCGCCACCTGCTCCAGGCCGGCGGCAAGCGCTTCCGGCCGCTGCTGGTGATGCTGGGCGCCCAGTTCGGCGACCCGCACGCCCCCAAGGTCGTGCCCTCGGCCGTGGTGGTCGAGCTGACCCATCTGGCCACCCTCTACCACGACGACGTGATGGACGAGGCCGACGTCCGTCGGGGCGTGCCCAGCGCCAACGCCCGCTGGAGCAACTCGGTGGCGGTGCTGACCGGCGACTTCCTCTTCTCCCGGGCCTCGCACATCCTGGCCGACCTCGGCCCGGAGGCGGTACGGGTGCAGGCCGAGTCCTTCGAGCGGCTGGTCACCGGGCAGATCATGGAGACCGTCGGCCCCCGCGACGGCCGCGACCCGCTCGACCACTACCTGGAGGTCATCGCGGGCAAGACCAGCTCGCTGATGGCGGTCTCCGGCCGGTTCGGCGCGATGATGTCCGGCGCCGGCGAGTCGGTGGTCAGCATCCTCACCCAGTACGGGGAGCGGATCGGCGCCGCCTTCCAACTCGCCGACGACGTACTCGACATCGCCAGCGACGGCCGCGAGTCCGGCAAGACCCCCGGCACCGACCTGCGCGAGGGCATCCCCACCCTGCCCGTACTGCACGTGCGCCGCTGGTACATGCAGGCCGCCGGCAGCGTCTCGGCCGCCGACCGCCGGCTGAACGAGCTGCTGGACGGCGACCTCACCGACGACGCGCTGCACGCCGAGGCGCTGGAACTGCTGCGCGCCCACCCGGCCCTGGAGCAGGCCCGGCGCGACACCGTGCGGTACGCGGACGAGGCCCGCGCCGCCCTGGCCCCGCTGCCCGACATCCCGGCCAAGCTCGCCCTGGCGGGCCTGTGCGACGCCGTGGTCCACCGCACGGCCTGA